The bacterium region CGACAAAGGGAAATCTGGTCCCGTCGGATATTCGAACAACGCTGATTTTCGTGATGTTCAAATCTTCCGCGAAAGCAACATATTGAGCATCCCAGGAGACCTCAGGAAGCGCGCTATTTCCTGTCCATAACCTCGTGGACCCTGAGCCGTCTGATCGAATCTTCCAGATACCGCTCTTTGCTGGATTACTGCTTGCGTACACAATCCACTCGCCGTCCGGCGTGGAAGTCGGATTTTGCGCGTCAATTCCATCGGATGTTAGTTGCCGGATTCCGGCCCCATCCGCATCTCCGGTCCAGATTTCAAAATGACCGCTTCGTGAAGAACTCCAGATAATCTTTTTCCCATCGCGCGTAAAAGCTGGATCCCAATCGACCGCAGGATGATCTGTCACTCTTTTGAGTGCCCCCGTTGATGTATGAATTTTCCAGAGATCAAGATTTCCACTTCTGCTGGAGGAGAAGATCACCCATTCACCATCCGGCGAATAAGCGGGCTGTCTATCTATGCTATTCCCGTGCGTGAGCCAACGGGGCGATTCTTCCTTCGAATCCAGCGGCACTTCCCATAAACTCTGACGCGCAGCGCTGGCAGTAAAAACGATTCCGTTCGTTCCAATCCGGTCCAAACTCTGTCCCCAATTGGGAACGGAAAATAATGCATCCGCTTGATCTGAGTGAATGTTGTGGCGCAACAGGATTCCCGGAGATGCGATAACACCGGGAGTAACGCTGTCTGATTTCAGATAGACCAGATGATCGGAATCAGTCCATGCAGCCGTGGAAATACTTCCTTCCGGCGCGGGAAGCTTCAACCACCTCTGTTTTGAAGTTGCGACGTCGATCATCAAAATGGAGCCGGGTGAATCGCCATTAACGACAGCTATGTTTCCTCCATCGGGAGACCATCGCGGTTGAAACATGCGATTTTCGATGCGCGCGATTTGCTGAGTCTTGCCTCCTTGAATTTCTGCGATGCCAATTGAGGAAAAATATTGCTGGTTCTTGCTGATCTGGCGCACGAAAACGATTCGTTTTCCATCGGGCGCCCAATCCGCATCATAAACATCGGGCAAAACTTTTAATGGTTCGCCACCGAGAAACGAAACCCTTATACAGCGAACGCATCTCATTTTCCTGTCGCACAAAAAGGATGGAAGCGCCATCTGGAGAAAAGCGCGGAAATTGATCTCTGCCGGAGGTCAAGGGAACTGTGTGGAACTCAGCAAACTGGTTTTTGATACGGATCCATGCGGCCGCATCAGCTTGGCAAGCCCGAAATCCAGAATCTTCAGCCTGCCATCTTTTGTAATGAAAATATTTTCTGGCTTCAAATCGCGATGAACGATTCCTTTCTCATGAGCAGCAGCCAATCCCTGCGTGATCTGAACCGAGTATTCCAGCGCTTTCTTTACCGAAAGTGGCGAATTTCTCAAACGGTCCCGAAGAGTTTCTCCTTCAAGCAGTTCATTCACAAGATACGGACAACCATCATTCGTGCCCACATCGTGAAGTACTACAATATTAGGATGATTGAGCGCTCCTGCTGCTCGCGCTTCCTGTTCAAATCTTCGCTGGTGCACTTTGTCTTCTACAAAGGAAGGAGAGAGTAACTTAACGGCGACGTCACGGCCAATTCTGGGATCGTGAGTGCGGTAGACTTCGCCCATTCCACCTGTTCCGATTGTTTCCAGAATTACGTATGGACCGAGCTGCGAACCTGAAGATAAACCCATTGATTTTCTTGATTATATTACTTCCGGAAAACTCTTCTAAGCGCTGTGCGAGCTGCCAGGTAGCCGCACATTCCATGAACGCCTCCACCGGGGGGTGTAGAAGAAGAGCAAATAAAGATTTTGGAATTTGGAGTCGCGTAGGGATTCCATCGTAGTGTTGGCCTTGCTAGAAATTGCCGGAGACTGTTTGCACCACCGGCAATGTCTCCACCGACAAGATTCGCGTTGTGCGCTTCGAGCTGCGCTGTAGACATCGTATGGCGATTGAGAATCACATCCCGAAAACCAGGCGCAAATCTTTCGATCTGCCGCTCTATCTTTTCTGCCATGTCGAAATTCGATCCATTCGGAACATGGCAGTATCCCCATGCTGTGTGTTTGCCGGCGGGAGCCCTGCTGCTGTCGAACAAACTTTGTTGTGCGACTAAAACAAAGGGATGCTCCGGATGTTTGTTTTGCCATACTTCCGCTTCTGCCTGCGCAATCTCTTCCAAAGTCCCGCCCACATGAACAGTAGCAGCTTGCAGGCAATCCGGATTTTTCCAGGGAATGGGAGCGCTCAGCGCCCAATCCATTTTGAAAACTCCAGGGCCGTATTTGAATACCGATAATTTGTGGCGATAACGAGAGGGGAGAGCGTTCTCAGTAATGCTCAGAAGTTGCCTCGGTGTCACATCAAATATGTAGCAGCGGGCTTGAGGTAGATCTCGCAGGGAGTTCACTTTGTGCCCGGTCTTGATTTCACTCCCTGATTTCCACAAACAGGCCGCAAGCGCGTCTGCAATTTTCTGCGAACCGCCGGCAGGTAAAGGCCAACCGACAGCATGGCCTGCAATTGCCAGAGCCAGACCAAAGGAAGCGCTTCCTTTTGCTTCCAGCTGCAAAGATGAATGTCCGGCACATCCGGCAAAAAGCGCGCGCGCATGCTGATTCGAAAAATTGTGATGGACGAGATCCACACAGGATCGCAGCGCAAGTTGTCCGAACTTCGCCATCAAAAATGGTCTTTGTGGAATTCTGATCGGCCGCAGAATCTCAGAAAAAAGCGCAAAAGGGGATCGAGTGAATGGAGCGAACAGGTCATGCCACCTGTTCGCATCATTTCCCAAATTCTCGATTGTCCGGTTGATGTCTTTGTACAAAATCGCCGCAGAACCATCCGGCAGCGGATGAGCGACTGCTGCAGGAGAAAAAATCCACTGAAGCCCGAATTGTTTTAATTGCAGTTTTTGAAAAAAGGGAGAAAGGATTGCCATCGGATGAATTGCGGAGCATACATCATGCAAATAGCCGGGAAGCGTTAACTCTTCCGCTCTTACGCCTCCCCCAATTCTGTCATTCGCTTCGAGCACGCATACCGTTAATCCTGCCTGAGCCACTTCAATGGCTGCGCTCAATCCATTAGGGCCCGATCCAATAACGACAACGTCGTAGCTCATCTAGCTTAAAATACCGCATTCTGGAACTGTTGCGCTACGTCTTAGTCAGACGTTGCTAGGGCTTGTTCGAATTTCGATGTGTCGCCGCAGGACTCTACCCAGAAGCCAGCCGCTGGAAATCAGTAAAAGGACAATAAGTATCCCAACGTTATAATTCGTCTCCAATATTCTGGTTATCAACGAATAGCGGATAAACCGTCCGGCAAAAATGGCCGATCCGTAATAGGCGCTTTTCGGTTTGATCTTCAGCAAGCTGACACGAATGACTGAAAAGGGAAGTGGAAGGAGCGCAAAAAGGAACGTGGCAACATAAAAATAGGAGCGAGCTTCTGTAAACTTGTTCATTAACCGCTTGCGAATTCTATTCGCTAAGAGCTGATCGATATTTCCACCGGCGGCAGCGCAAATGCTTCCCGTAAGGACCAGAACAATGGCAGGATATTTGTCAATGTGGAATAGTAAAACAGGTTCAAATGGAAAAGGGAGTGCAGTATTCGTAAAGAACTGCAAGGAGAGCAAACAGCGCGAAGTTATCACACATGAGTTTGCCCAAGAAGAAAGGTGTGGCCGCAGACGGTGCACGAAAACTCCGAACAATTCCTGCGGTCTTCAATTTTTTCGATAAAGTGTCCCGCAAAAAGGCAGGCTAGAGGATGAGTGATCTTCCTCACTTCGCGTTCCTTTTTTAAAAACGAATGTCCGCAAAAGCAGGCATATTCCCAGAAGGATTGGCGTTGCGTAACGGGATGAACTTTGTGTCCGAAGAGATTGCAAAGGTATCGGACTTTCTTTTTGAAGGTTTGCCTGCTTGAAAAAGTGTTTTCTTCTTTGTGAAACAGGAGAGGATGACCACAACGCGTACACATGTATTCATCGTGGTTGTTGCGCGAGCCCAGAAATGTATAGGTATGGCCACCGAAGAAACAGCCAAGAATGTGACGAATTCGAGTCCTCCTGTTGGATAGAACGAGATCGTCACAACCGTTTAGATCATGGCCAAATAGCGTGCAAAGCATTTCCATGCAACGTGGCGAGAGCAATGTCTATGCCAATGGAGCGCAGGCTTCCAGCCTTCATCAACAACCTCGGCTTCCAGCCTTGCTACTATCTCTTTGGTTACACTGCGATATATTGAAAGAGAGATTCGAATGGAGAAACCCCGCGTTGTGATCATCGGAGCAGGATTTGCGGGACTGTATGCAGCGAGGGAATTGTGCAATGAGGCTGTTCGCGTGACAATTCTCGATCGGAGCAACCATCATCTGTTTCAGCCGTTGCTATACCAGGTAGCAACCACCGGTTTGTCACCAGGTGATATTGCGCAGCCGATCCGCCACGTTTTCCGGAAATGCAGAAACATCGAGGTGTTGTTGGCAGGAGTGGAACGCGTTGATGTTCCGGCACGAACCGTCCACTACCGTGGCGGCGAAATCTTGTACGATTTTCTAATTGTCGCAACTGGCGCAACGCACGCTTATTTTGGGCATGAAGATTGGGCGCAAATTGCTCCTGGTTTGAAGACGCTGGAAGATGCGGTGCAGATCCGACGAATGTTTCTCACGGCGTTTGAAGAGGCTGAAAAAGCACGTGATCCCAAGAAAGCAACTGCTCTCTTGAATTTCGTGATCGTAGGAGCGGGACCCACCGGAGTGGAGCTGGCCGGAACAATGAGTGAAATGTCCAGACGAGTTTTGTCGCGAGAATTTCGCCACATCAATCCGGCATCCGCAAAAATTTTGTTGCTGGAAGGCGGACCGCGTGTTCTTCCGGCGTATTCAGAACGACTTTCTGCGAGCGCGCAGAAACAACTTGAAAAACTGGGAGTGGAGGTTTGGACAAATTCACTCGTGACTCGACTGGAACCGGATGCTGTTTACATCGGTGAAAAACGGATCGAAACGCATCGTATTTTTTGGGCAGCAGGGGTGGCTGCATCGCCTCTTGGCCGTACTCTGGGAACTGAGCTTGACAGGACAGGGCGGGTGAGAGTCACTCCGGACCTTACGGTGAAGGACCATCCCGAAATTTTTGTGGTGGGTGATTTGGCTTCATTGACCGATGGTGAAGGCAAACAGGTCCCTGGCGTTGCTCCTGCAGCAATTCAAATGGGACGTTACGCGGCAAAACAAATTCTCGCGATCAGTAAAAATCGTCCTAAACAATCGGCGTTCGTTTACAAAGACAAAGGGAGTCTTGCCACGATTGGTAGAGCGGCCGCGATCGGCAGTCGCGGGAAAATGGAATTCTCCGGTTTCATTGCCTGGCTGGGCTGGCTACTCATTCACATTTTCTTCCTGATTGGCTTCCGGAACCGTCTATTCGTGCTTCTGCAGTGGGCGTGGTCCTACATCGGACTTCGAACAAGTGCCCGCCTGATCACCTATTATGAAGGCACGGTGGAAACAGAAACCAAGGTTCGCTAATATTGGAAAGTAATGAGCAATGAGTGATGAGCAATGAGACCGGCTTAACAGGCCTCATTACTCATGACTCATGACTTTGGCACTGGATATCGGATCTTTATTCTTTCTCCCGCCAACGCAACGGGCAGGCGAGCTGAGATGCTTTACAGCCCGCGCGCAAGTTTTGAACTGGCCGTGCGATTCAAAGACGCGGGAGCGCCAATCGGTGAAGTTTTCAGCTTTGTCAGCGGCCTCTACTTTCGTGGCAAGCTGGCATACGCAAATCAATTTTGCAAAAGTCCCGAAAAGATCCCAGGCGTCCTTGTCATCACATCAGATCGCGGTCTTTTGAACGTTGAAACGCTGGTTACCAAAGAAGATTTGCAATCCTTCAGCGAAGTACCGATTGATCCTGCGAGCGCGCGATACGCTGAAGCACTTCGAAAATCAGCGATCGAAGTAGCCGCGAAATTGCCGTCAGATTCGGAAGTTGTCCTTTTGGGGAGCATCAGTTCAAAAAAATATGTGGAGTTGCTCCTGGAAATTTTCGGTGACCGTCTAAAATTTCCTGTGGAATTTGTGGGGCGAGGTGATATGAGCCGAGGGGGACTCATGTTGCGGTGCGTCGAATCGAATACCGAGCTGCAATATAGTCCGGTTGACGGAGCGATCCGACACGGGAAACGCCCGCCTAAACTGGAGCCGAGGCGCTGGACTAACGTGGTGTTGAATCGGGGAGACCGCCGTCCACCGGAAGCGTAGCTCCCGTGGTTGGGGTCTTGCGTGTTGCAAAGAAAAGTACAGCACGCGCGACATGCTCCGCAGTAATTCTTGCTTTCAGCAGATTCCGGTTTCTGTAGTAGTCTTCGAGTCCTGCCTGATCGAGCCCGCGTGATTTCATCCGGTCCGGACCGACTTCAGCCCACAATCCTGAGTTCACCTGGCCGTGCGAAAAAACAGCATCGGGAGCAACCATGTTTACGCGCACGCCAAGATCGGCAAGCTCCAGACTCGCTATGCGCGCAAGTTGATGTGCTGCCGCTTTGGTCGCGCTGTAGGCTCCGAATTTTGCGCCGGGAGCAAAAACGTTTCTTGTGGAAATGA contains the following coding sequences:
- a CDS encoding serine/threonine protein kinase; the encoded protein is MGLSSGSQLGPYVILETIGTGGMGEVYRTHDPRIGRDVAVKLLSPSFVEDKVHQRRFEQEARAAGALNHPNIVVLHDVGTNDGCPYLVNELLEGETLRDRLRNSPLSVKKALEYSVQITQGLAAAHEKGIVHRDLKPENIFITKDGRLKILDFGLAKLMRPHGSVSKTSLLSSTQFP
- a CDS encoding NAD(P)/FAD-dependent oxidoreductase, with the protein product MSYDVVVIGSGPNGLSAAIEVAQAGLTVCVLEANDRIGGGVRAEELTLPGYLHDVCSAIHPMAILSPFFQKLQLKQFGLQWIFSPAAVAHPLPDGSAAILYKDINRTIENLGNDANRWHDLFAPFTRSPFALFSEILRPIRIPQRPFLMAKFGQLALRSCVDLVHHNFSNQHARALFAGCAGHSSLQLEAKGSASFGLALAIAGHAVGWPLPAGGSQKIADALAACLWKSGSEIKTGHKVNSLRDLPQARCYIFDVTPRQLLSITENALPSRYRHKLSVFKYGPGVFKMDWALSAPIPWKNPDCLQAATVHVGGTLEEIAQAEAEVWQNKHPEHPFVLVAQQSLFDSSRAPAGKHTAWGYCHVPNGSNFDMAEKIERQIERFAPGFRDVILNRHTMSTAQLEAHNANLVGGDIAGGANSLRQFLARPTLRWNPYATPNSKIFICSSSTPPGGGVHGMCGYLAARTALRRVFRK
- a CDS encoding NAD(P)/FAD-dependent oxidoreductase; translated protein: MEKPRVVIIGAGFAGLYAARELCNEAVRVTILDRSNHHLFQPLLYQVATTGLSPGDIAQPIRHVFRKCRNIEVLLAGVERVDVPARTVHYRGGEILYDFLIVATGATHAYFGHEDWAQIAPGLKTLEDAVQIRRMFLTAFEEAEKARDPKKATALLNFVIVGAGPTGVELAGTMSEMSRRVLSREFRHINPASAKILLLEGGPRVLPAYSERLSASAQKQLEKLGVEVWTNSLVTRLEPDAVYIGEKRIETHRIFWAAGVAASPLGRTLGTELDRTGRVRVTPDLTVKDHPEIFVVGDLASLTDGEGKQVPGVAPAAIQMGRYAAKQILAISKNRPKQSAFVYKDKGSLATIGRAAAIGSRGKMEFSGFIAWLGWLLIHIFFLIGFRNRLFVLLQWAWSYIGLRTSARLITYYEGTVETETKVR